aaaataaGCTTTTAATTTCACACTTAAAATTTGTATTGGACCACTGTTCTTATTAGAGCTGTTTAATGTGGCATAGGCCAAGGGACTGATGGATCAAGAACTTATTTCCAGGGCCAGAGGCCAGATCCCAACCTATCTTTAGAAAAACAAAATGCTGATATCAGATCTCGACCCCATGATGAAAATATGGAAGTTGGCTATGAGCACAATCTTTTGCCACCAACTTTGGAAGGTCTTGAGAAGAAATTCCATGATGACATAATGAAGCTTGCTAAAGAACAGAACGATGCTGAAGATGCCGAAAATAGTAGACATAGAGAGGTTAGTATATAGAGAGAGGTCATTTTGCTTCATATTCTCAATGTTAGCCTCTTATGTATCATTGTGTTATTTGCAAAACAAATTTATAGCAACAAGGAAACCTTTTCCATTCCAAGTTTGTCTGATTTAGAGTCGGTATTTTCTCCTATGCTTGGCAGTTGCAGgtattagaatatgaaattttatggtctgTACTTGCTGTTATTCAGGAATGTAGTTTATACGTACCAACCTGTCATTTATAGTTGCCAGTTTCCACCTTTGTCTAAAGGATTGGCTTTATATAATAGGGTATATTTAAGAAGGGCTGTTCTTCATGTATTCTCTAGTCTCTTGCATTTGCTTCCAATCTATGTTGGCAAGGCAACTCATCAAAAGTAAATGATTGTGTGCAACACCTTCTTAGTAAGCTTAATTATGTGAATGAAGTAAACTGGCATGTGCATTCTTCTCATATGTCCTTTCCTCTTCTGAGATATCCCTTGGTTAACCTTGTTTTCAACAATGTTGCACAAGTTTTGCATAGTGATAACAGTTCTGTTTTTAAATTTTCAGAAAATAAATGCAATCAATGCTCAGTATCAGGAACAGCTAACAGCACTTAGAGCACGGCATGCCAATCGCAGAGATGAGTTCCTACGTAAGGAATCTCTTGTACGCCAACAACAATACCAGCAGGCAATGATGGACTATTATCCTCATAGCAACATGGCTCCAGCTGATAGCTTGCCAACCGGTAATAATCCTCATGGTTACGGTAGTGTTGCGGGTTCCGCTGCTGTTGGAGATGGACATCGAGGGTATAATTCTGATAACTTTGACTCCTACAGAGAGAGGCCTCGATATCTTGGGGCTGCTAGAGATCAGGGGTTTGAACCTAGAGGTTCATACCAGGGGGGGCGTGCCTATGACAACAGTTCACGTTATAACTGAATTTGCTTAGTTTAACTTCCCTTAGCCACATCCTCCAGGTACAGTTCTGATATTTACCCCATGGATTCTGGCATGCTATATCCTGAAGTTTACGTTATATTTTCTGCAGTTCTCCCATCTGTTGGTTTCTTCTTTCTGCAGTTTTTACAGTTTTTATGTAACTGATTCTCCATTTGGATGACTGGCGAGGGTCACCTTGTTATTCGTTCGTAAATGGAGCATAAATGGGTAGTCAGAGTTGAAATCTTGGTTTCCCGAAGTTGAGAATGAATGTCGAATGTGCGACTGACATGGGTATGATCAAAATGTTTTAGTTGTATACATTTGAAGATAATATTATATGCATACCTCTGCTTGAATACGTTGGAGACAAATCTGAAAAAAAGCATATCAAACACCAAATTGGTTGAAACTTCAATTCCTTATCCAATTCGTGCGATATATTGAACCGATTTAGATAAAGAAACTAGGTTGAATGGtattagtctttatactttgTGAATGAAAGTTGAGGATTTAACTGTCCTTTAATTTGAACAATTTTAGTCTtaatactttttgaattttgaaatttcagtcttgATCATACAATAGTAATTAACTTTGTTTGGTTAAACAATTACTAATCATGTACTATGTATATAGTTATAAATTTAGTTCAAATTCTTCAATGGTTCCttctaaatttttgtatttttcaaaatttgaaattttaattttgacacaaatttcaatattgaatTTGTGATGATATGTTTGTtgcataatatttttaaaataacagagcttaattttaattttaatattttattgtttgGTGACcattgtaattttaaattttgaaataactaaattaaagcataaggattaaatttaaaatttttataaagtacaaggattaatggcagtatttaacaaataattttggTTTGATTGTAGCCCCCCCCctcgaaaaaaaaaacattaaccaAAAGaacatttatttctattgaagTTCATTAAGACTCAGTAGCATTTATATATTAGTAAGTTGTAGCGTAGTACAAAATTATGTTGAAAACCTGAATAACAAAGTTCCTGAAATAATTGTTAAGCGGGAACATAAAATTCGTGTGTTTTGAAATGTGTATGATCCACTTGATCTTGACGCTTATCAAGCTAGAACTTTTCACATCTTCAACGCTCTGAGAGCCGATAAATTATATAATCATAACTAAAGTGAagattattaaactaatttacaTAATATGTTCCTGCTCTGCTCGTCCCTAGTTCCGAATATCTTTTTTTCTGGAGCAGTTCTCAGTCACCTGGTCCCTTAAAATGTATGCCAAACATCCATATATCTGGAAATAGAACATTTGATTCCCAATCAGAAGAAGACATGCCCATTAAGGAAGGACGACATTTCAAAGATAATGCGAGGCAAAAGAACAATGATATTAAGAACAGTGTGGCAATAACTTGGTGGTGAAAAATCTAAGTGTAGAGCATCCTATGTTATTTGAATTCAGGTGTGTGCAAAATACACATTTCTATGATCCACGCCCACAAATATATTAGACATAAATACTTCAATAAAAAAAGAAGAGTCGGAACAACATTCAGAATCCCAAACTTGCGTATCTGCAATCTTATATCAACTACGTAGACATTAACTGCTAAAATAAATTAGTATGctaatatatttaaatgtttagCCAATTCAACTCGACTCTTGGGAGTTTATGTTTGCAATTAAGAGAATTCAAGACTGAATTATGATGGGGCACTCAGACATCTAAAATGTTAAGCACTAGAGATCGAGtgaaatatatacatgtaataTAAGTGTAACTTAGGAAGAATGAATTATGAGATAATCAAGCAATATTTCAACACCTCAAAGCTTACCTTTGCTGCTAAAGCATTTTCGGTGATGCAGTTACAGAGATGATACTTATTTGGGAGCAGAACTTGTAGCACATGAAGCTTGTGCACTGGTTTCAATTGAGGGAGTTCCTCCACCAGCATCAGAAATCTGGTGATTATTTGATTCTAGATTAGAGCCGTCTTCCGAACTGTTTGATACAGTAGCCGTGCTTGTTCTATCATCTCTGGTTTCTAAACGCTCCATCATACGCGAGACTGTTGCAATGCCTGCATTAACCTCTCTGCTAACTTGAGAACCAAGATCTGACATGGAAGTGTTGCGAGAGAAAAACCTCTCTGTCCACCCCCTTGTACTCTTTGAAATTGACTCCTTGTATCTAAAAAGATccataaatcaaaatataatagcAAATCTATAAtatatcatgtaaaagaatcatTGAAATACAAACCCAAATAAGATCTCAAAATGTTACCTCATTGAAGCAGCattaaactttgattttaatGATTCTGAAAACGACTGGAATTCTGAAGGTCCTGCTCTATCTTGACTATTAGGAGATTGATTGGGAGACCTCCAGCAAGAGAACAATATATAGGATATTATTGCGATTGACATAAAGCAAGGCAGAAAAGAGTGTTCTA
The genomic region above belongs to Gossypium hirsutum isolate 1008001.06 chromosome D05, Gossypium_hirsutum_v2.1, whole genome shotgun sequence and contains:
- the LOC107906659 gene encoding uncharacterized protein isoform X1 — encoded protein: MRRQGQYADSGGNAYVPAQMQHMPAQRMEIKSGQFQGQLEAFTPERDQPYRTPKSDGQWRWERDGSKVSNQITPKMFNEGKIVFRTLFLSLHGQRPDPNLSLEKQNADIRSRPHDENMEVGYEHNLLPPTLEGLEKKFHDDIMKLAKEQNDAEDAENSRHREKINAINAQYQEQLTALRARHANRRDEFLRKESLVRQQQYQQAMMDYYPHSNMAPADSLPTGNNPHGYGSVAGSAAVGDGHRGYNSDNFDSYRERPRYLGAARDQGFEPRGSYQGGRAYDNSSRYN
- the LOC107906659 gene encoding uncharacterized protein isoform X2, with amino-acid sequence MRRQGQYADSGGNAYVPAQMQHMPAQRMEIKSGQFQGQLEAFTPERDQPYRTPKSDGQWRWERDGSKVSNQITPKMFNEGQGTDGSRTYFQGQRPDPNLSLEKQNADIRSRPHDENMEVGYEHNLLPPTLEGLEKKFHDDIMKLAKEQNDAEDAENSRHREKINAINAQYQEQLTALRARHANRRDEFLRKESLVRQQQYQQAMMDYYPHSNMAPADSLPTGNNPHGYGSVAGSAAVGDGHRGYNSDNFDSYRERPRYLGAARDQGFEPRGSYQGGRAYDNSSRYN